Proteins encoded in a region of the Candidatus Moanabacter tarae genome:
- a CDS encoding putative oxidoreductase, whose protein sequence is MSLKNKVCIITGSGSGIGRGSAKKMAQQGAKVVLIGRTAEKIEAVKDEIEADGGIAETFVLDVADHIATHAMAKETLNIFGRIDILVNNAGHSSPHRRLLTSTPEEIHGVINSNLVGTIFCTQAVVPAMLEAREGTIINVSSIAALTPGPLSGAAYSAAKAAIINFTNFINADLPNTGIRASVIIPGEVTTPILDKRPFPPSSEARQQMVDVQETSATICHIANLPIRTNIPELIIRPTIQRDMSEEIEPLP, encoded by the coding sequence ATGAGTTTGAAAAATAAAGTTTGTATCATCACTGGAAGCGGAAGTGGTATTGGCCGCGGATCAGCGAAAAAAATGGCACAACAGGGCGCTAAGGTCGTATTGATTGGCCGAACGGCTGAAAAAATCGAAGCTGTCAAAGATGAAATCGAGGCTGACGGAGGCATCGCCGAAACATTTGTTCTGGATGTAGCTGATCATATTGCTACTCATGCAATGGCCAAAGAGACTCTCAATATATTTGGCCGAATAGATATTTTGGTGAACAATGCTGGGCACAGCTCCCCCCACCGCAGGTTGTTGACCAGCACCCCGGAAGAGATACATGGGGTTATTAATTCCAACCTAGTTGGAACGATCTTCTGTACTCAAGCTGTGGTACCTGCGATGCTAGAAGCTAGAGAAGGTACAATTATCAATGTTTCTTCGATCGCTGCTTTGACGCCCGGTCCATTAAGCGGCGCGGCCTATAGCGCCGCTAAGGCTGCAATTATTAACTTTACTAACTTTATTAATGCCGATCTCCCAAATACAGGAATTCGGGCCAGCGTTATTATCCCCGGCGAAGTCACAACTCCGATTCTTGACAAACGTCCATTCCCTCCATCATCCGAAGCTCGTCAGCAAATGGTGGACGTTCAGGAAACGTCTGCCACCATTTGCCATATTGCGAATCTTCCTATAAGGACGAACATTCCTGAATTGATCATCCGGCCGACAATACAGCGTGATATGTCTGAGGAAATTGAACCGTTACCATAG
- the ectD_11 gene encoding Ectoine dioxygenase, with product MESEKILHQQPKVLSKEQRESYFENGYLLVESIIPDHWIRRLIEVTDEIVERSRDLTKSDAIFDLEPSHTPEEPRLRRLSSPVEHHPAYWEFASESILADIAADLVGPDVKFHHSKLNFKWSKGGEEVKWHQDISYWPHTNYSPLTMGTLLYDCSPNQGPLGAIPGSHKGPLYDQFNDEGQWVGHLSDKDLSSADVSKAAYLPGPAGSVTIHNCRVIHGSAQNLSDLGRPLLLNAYSSADAIPYTYNPLPSKYAGSIVRGSPAKWAHHDSRPCLIPPDWSGGYTSLYALQQKETWDRDQLEMVRGQHEEMSGEI from the coding sequence ATGGAATCTGAGAAAATTCTCCACCAACAGCCAAAAGTGCTCTCTAAAGAACAACGCGAGAGTTACTTTGAGAACGGTTATCTATTAGTAGAAAGCATCATCCCGGATCATTGGATTCGACGATTAATTGAAGTAACGGATGAGATTGTCGAGCGCAGTCGTGATTTGACTAAGTCAGATGCTATCTTTGACCTCGAGCCGAGCCATACTCCGGAAGAACCAAGGCTCCGTCGATTGTCCAGTCCAGTAGAGCATCATCCGGCCTATTGGGAATTCGCCTCAGAATCAATTCTGGCCGATATAGCAGCTGACCTGGTAGGCCCCGATGTAAAGTTCCATCATTCCAAGCTGAATTTTAAGTGGTCTAAGGGTGGGGAAGAGGTCAAATGGCACCAGGATATCAGTTACTGGCCACATACCAATTATTCTCCGCTGACGATGGGCACCCTGCTCTATGACTGCAGTCCTAATCAAGGCCCTTTAGGCGCAATACCTGGATCACATAAAGGGCCATTGTACGATCAGTTCAACGACGAGGGTCAATGGGTTGGGCACCTGAGCGATAAGGACCTATCCAGTGCCGATGTGTCGAAAGCAGCATATCTACCTGGCCCTGCAGGATCCGTTACAATCCATAACTGCAGAGTAATCCATGGCTCGGCTCAGAATCTTTCAGACCTAGGGCGCCCGCTTTTACTCAATGCTTATTCCAGTGCGGATGCGATTCCTTACACTTACAATCCTTTACCCTCAAAATATGCTGGCTCAATAGTCCGAGGTTCTCCTGCTAAATGGGCCCACCATGACTCCCGCCCCTGTCTAATTCCGCCCGACTGGTCAGGAGGCTATACATCTCTCTACGCTCTACAACAAAAAGAGACCTGGGATAGGGATCAGCTCGAAATGGTTCGAGGACAGCATGAGGAAATGAGCGGGGAAATCTGA